Proteins encoded by one window of Polaribacter haliotis:
- a CDS encoding glycosyltransferase family 4 protein gives MNKILIIGPFPDPISGVSLANKVVKEELDKSSNFKTDIINTSYPIFQENIGTFTFHKLFFYLKLNVKALKVFRNDTIYITPGQTFFGILKYTVFIFLASLLNKELIIHVHGNYLGNQYQKLKGIKKKIFYFLISKFTKGIVLSSSLRDNLLPFLDESKIFVVYNFAEDYLYNNSLPSTYDKLKIIYLSNLMEEKGILFLLDTLKELEKQEINYEAKIAGNIDESLKDLILEKINNLQNTSYEGVVYREEKKKLLEWSNIFALPTFYRMEGQPISILEALATQNVIIATNHAGIPDIIKTEINGYIVEPKSSNSILEPLLFLNENKFKIKEIADANKKYFIDNFTVKNFTEKITETLNADTRVK, from the coding sequence ATGAATAAAATTTTAATTATTGGACCTTTCCCAGACCCTATATCTGGAGTTTCTTTGGCAAATAAAGTTGTTAAAGAAGAGTTAGATAAATCTTCTAATTTTAAAACAGATATAATCAATACATCTTATCCGATTTTTCAAGAAAACATTGGAACTTTTACATTTCACAAATTATTTTTCTATCTAAAACTTAACGTCAAAGCATTAAAAGTTTTTAGAAACGATACTATATATATTACACCAGGGCAAACTTTTTTTGGCATCTTAAAATACACAGTTTTTATCTTTTTGGCATCTTTATTAAATAAAGAATTAATTATTCATGTACATGGAAATTATTTAGGAAACCAATATCAAAAATTAAAAGGTATAAAAAAGAAAATATTTTATTTTTTAATATCAAAATTCACAAAAGGCATTGTACTTTCTTCTTCATTAAGAGATAATTTATTACCTTTTTTAGACGAATCTAAGATATTTGTAGTGTATAATTTTGCTGAAGATTACTTATATAATAACTCATTACCAAGTACATATGATAAATTAAAAATTATTTATTTAAGTAATTTAATGGAAGAAAAGGGAATACTTTTTCTATTAGATACCTTAAAAGAATTAGAAAAACAAGAAATTAATTACGAGGCGAAAATTGCTGGAAATATAGACGAAAGTTTAAAAGATTTAATTTTAGAAAAAATAAATAATTTACAAAATACTTCTTATGAAGGAGTAGTATATAGGGAGGAAAAAAAGAAATTACTAGAATGGAGTAATATTTTTGCGCTACCAACGTTCTACAGAATGGAAGGCCAACCTATTTCTATTTTAGAAGCATTAGCTACTCAAAATGTTATTATTGCAACTAACCATGCAGGGATTCCAGATATTATAAAAACAGAAATTAACGGATATATTGTAGAGCCTAAAAGTTCTAACAGTATTTTAGAACCACTTTTATTTCTAAACGAAAATAAGTTTAAAATAAAAGAGATTGCAGATGCCAATAAAAAATATTTTATTGATAATTTTACGGTGAAAAATTTCACAGAAAAAATTACTGAAACTTTAAATGCAGATACAAGAGTTAAATAA
- a CDS encoding glycosyltransferase, protein MNLIIQTCVPSYRLNVYKYIIDKNKDVEIISGEEFYSSTIKSDKRTPNVLWVKNLFFLKRKFLFQQLPWKKIYNAKSIIIEFNLRNVSFILVFLIRLFSNREIFLWGHAWSRSGENSKSEYFRSFFKKHSSGFIAYTEKQKLELEKQFPEKVIYAANNSIYYKHEMCPIIEEKNNVTNFIYVGRLVKDKKIMFLIEAFKKAIKFLPLETKLIIVGSGDELENIKNFINKNQLKESVYLLGHISDKNQLKELYSKSIASVSPGYVGLSLTQSLGFGVPMIISKDEPHSPELEAAELEINSQYFKTDNLNSLKDTLIQFSKEKEKWLVKRNQISLDCKSKYSIEKMADPFLTIFNKYE, encoded by the coding sequence ATGAATTTAATTATACAGACTTGTGTTCCTTCATATAGGTTAAATGTTTATAAATATATTATTGATAAAAATAAAGATGTAGAAATTATTTCAGGTGAAGAGTTTTATTCTAGTACCATAAAATCGGATAAAAGAACTCCAAATGTCTTATGGGTTAAAAACCTTTTTTTTCTTAAACGAAAATTTCTATTTCAACAATTACCTTGGAAAAAAATTTATAATGCCAAATCAATAATTATTGAATTTAACTTAAGAAATGTTTCTTTTATTTTAGTTTTTCTTATACGTTTATTTAGCAATAGAGAAATTTTTCTTTGGGGTCATGCATGGTCTAGAAGTGGAGAAAATAGTAAATCGGAATATTTTAGATCTTTCTTCAAAAAACACAGTTCAGGCTTTATTGCTTATACAGAAAAACAAAAATTAGAATTAGAAAAACAGTTTCCCGAAAAAGTTATTTATGCAGCCAACAATTCTATTTATTATAAGCATGAAATGTGCCCAATAATAGAAGAAAAAAATAATGTTACAAACTTTATTTATGTTGGAAGATTGGTAAAGGATAAAAAGATTATGTTTTTAATTGAAGCATTTAAAAAAGCAATTAAATTTTTACCTTTAGAAACAAAACTAATTATAGTGGGTTCTGGAGATGAATTAGAAAACATTAAAAATTTCATAAACAAAAATCAACTTAAAGAAAGCGTGTATTTATTAGGGCATATTTCTGATAAAAACCAACTTAAAGAACTTTATTCTAAATCAATAGCTAGTGTTTCACCAGGTTATGTAGGTTTATCTTTAACACAAAGTTTGGGTTTTGGAGTTCCAATGATTATTTCTAAAGACGAACCCCATTCTCCAGAATTAGAGGCCGCAGAGTTAGAAATTAATTCGCAGTATTTTAAAACAGATAATTTAAATTCTTTAAAAGATACATTAATTCAATTTTCTAAAGAAAAAGAAAAGTGGTTAGTTAAAAGAAACCAAATATCCTTAGATTGTAAATCTAAATACTCAATAGAGAAAATGGCAGATCCCTTCTTGACTATTTTTAATAAATATGAATAA
- a CDS encoding O-antigen ligase family protein has translation MKGNILCLKKDFLLIVAFILFGLIPLTSFRLESIFTFIFFLILMFHAIINRKKKGLKNKWLFVLNASLFFVLLISLIDGVNVLTYKKLEQMASLLIFPIFFYFLSKEGSDKNKELFKLWKSVFVISTFILTLICFYLISQYSNPRYPNLDSNFFKNAIIHSQYFSRHPAYISIYLNISILISLDRIIRTENKIISSLMLATFLLLLFLFSVKMAIIALFLSIIIFLFFTLNLKLFFKRASFLLIPIILFIAFAPPKFNRFSNLFKTEVFNQNTQYNSIFIHKQTIISAIKIFKDNLLFGVGIEKSNMLVNNSVREVFKHNPNVVYNSHNQYLSYGLHAGLLGLIVLCLVIYFALRNSFSSDRVMFAILLYFSIIFLTENVLERQSGLILFAFLINIVPNLRTEKTYIRN, from the coding sequence ATGAAGGGTAATATTTTATGTTTAAAAAAAGATTTTTTACTAATAGTGGCTTTTATTTTATTTGGATTAATACCACTAACTTCGTTTAGATTAGAATCTATTTTTACGTTTATATTTTTTCTAATATTAATGTTTCATGCAATTATAAATCGAAAGAAAAAGGGACTAAAAAATAAGTGGCTGTTTGTTTTAAATGCCTCTTTGTTTTTTGTTTTACTAATCTCTTTAATTGATGGAGTTAATGTTTTAACGTATAAGAAATTAGAGCAAATGGCTTCCCTATTAATATTTCCTATTTTTTTTTATTTTCTTAGTAAAGAAGGAAGTGATAAAAATAAAGAATTGTTTAAACTCTGGAAATCTGTATTTGTTATTTCTACATTTATATTAACATTAATTTGTTTTTATTTGATAAGTCAATATTCGAACCCAAGATATCCCAATTTAGATTCAAATTTCTTTAAAAATGCAATAATACATTCACAATATTTTTCTAGACATCCAGCATATATTTCTATTTATCTTAACATCTCTATTTTAATAAGTTTAGATCGTATTATTAGAACAGAAAACAAAATTATTTCTAGTTTAATGTTAGCTACATTTTTATTGTTATTGTTTTTATTCTCTGTAAAAATGGCAATTATTGCTTTGTTTTTATCAATAATTATTTTTCTATTTTTTACACTAAACCTTAAATTATTTTTTAAAAGAGCCTCTTTTTTATTAATTCCTATTATACTTTTTATTGCTTTTGCACCACCTAAATTTAATAGATTTTCTAACTTATTTAAAACAGAGGTATTTAATCAGAATACTCAGTATAACTCCATATTTATTCATAAACAAACAATTATTAGTGCAATAAAAATTTTTAAGGATAACTTATTATTTGGAGTAGGCATAGAAAAGTCAAACATGTTAGTAAACAACTCTGTAAGAGAAGTTTTTAAACACAACCCAAATGTTGTTTATAATTCCCATAATCAATATTTAAGTTATGGATTACATGCAGGGTTGTTAGGTTTAATTGTATTATGTTTAGTAATTTATTTTGCGTTACGAAATAGTTTTTCGAGTGATCGTGTAATGTTTGCGATACTTTTGTATTTTAGTATTATATTCTTAACAGAAAATGTATTAGAGAGACAATCTGGTTTAATTCTTTTTGCTTTTTTAATTAACATTGTACCAAATCTTAGAACAGAAAAAACCTATATTAGAAATTAA
- a CDS encoding O-antigen ligase family protein yields METILIYFVFLSILVITLKKTAISLAILLNINLFRAIPYVNYKHPFYGYYNENDILLGAILPILCFIIIILKIFWKKKKIKYHLDVFDVFMVLLGAIMVVSILVSPNKSTSILYTGIFLILGCPFYFVTKLFFFNSKNQKKDFLLFLGSLVFFGIIFSIISLYLHSIAKYPYERMTFPGVYPIPFCLFLCMSLIILILYQIKPNFKTALSKRKKILFSLPILCVIAFSIIKTNTRGPVFATILSFVFLLLMFFRIKLNTKIIMGFIFSFFMGLVVFVTAFDFNKIAVRFINLVPKDADSLSPRILAYLDSIHLLFVRPWGISVGTFGEFYYANSNNESGTYAHNVFMELISSFGVIGLLLSFLIIYVCLHEYNFIIKNQKKIFSDNFLFITICLFLFFFFEAQFSFTLNTHKGWYLTMALYSVFKFKLLKNKYNEG; encoded by the coding sequence ATGGAAACTATTCTAATTTATTTCGTTTTTCTATCCATATTAGTTATTACATTAAAAAAAACGGCAATTTCGTTAGCAATTTTACTGAATATTAATCTTTTTAGAGCAATCCCGTATGTAAATTATAAACATCCTTTTTATGGATATTATAACGAAAACGATATTTTATTAGGCGCAATTTTACCCATTTTGTGTTTTATAATTATTATTCTTAAAATTTTTTGGAAAAAGAAAAAAATTAAATATCATTTAGATGTGTTCGATGTTTTTATGGTTTTGTTAGGAGCAATAATGGTCGTTTCAATTCTAGTATCTCCAAATAAATCTACTTCTATTTTATACACAGGAATATTTTTAATTTTAGGATGCCCTTTTTACTTTGTAACAAAGCTCTTTTTTTTTAATTCTAAAAATCAAAAGAAAGATTTTTTGCTGTTTCTTGGTTCCCTTGTTTTCTTCGGCATTATTTTTTCAATAATAAGTTTATATCTACATAGTATTGCGAAATATCCATACGAAAGAATGACGTTTCCTGGAGTGTACCCAATTCCATTCTGCTTGTTTCTATGCATGTCTTTAATTATTTTAATTCTATATCAAATAAAACCAAACTTTAAAACAGCTCTTTCAAAAAGGAAAAAGATTTTATTTTCTTTACCTATTTTGTGTGTTATTGCATTTTCAATTATAAAAACTAATACACGAGGCCCTGTATTTGCAACGATATTATCTTTTGTATTTTTACTATTAATGTTTTTTAGAATAAAACTAAATACAAAAATAATTATGGGTTTTATATTTAGTTTTTTTATGGGACTAGTCGTTTTTGTTACTGCATTCGATTTTAATAAAATTGCAGTTAGATTTATAAACTTAGTACCAAAAGATGCAGATTCTCTTAGCCCAAGAATTCTTGCGTATTTAGATTCTATACATTTATTATTTGTTAGACCTTGGGGTATAAGTGTTGGAACTTTTGGCGAATTTTACTATGCGAATTCTAATAATGAATCTGGAACCTATGCTCACAACGTATTTATGGAACTAATATCTAGTTTTGGGGTTATTGGTTTATTATTATCATTTTTAATTATTTATGTTTGCTTACATGAGTATAATTTTATAATTAAAAATCAGAAAAAAATATTTTCGGATAACTTTTTGTTTATTACAATTTGTCTTTTTTTATTCTTCTTTTTCGAAGCCCAATTTAGCTTTACACTAAATACCCATAAAGGTTGGTATTTAACAATGGCTTTATATTCTGTTTTTAAGTTTAAATTATTAAAAAATAAATATAATGAAGGGTAA
- a CDS encoding glycosyltransferase family 4 protein: MIKNPKPTIYIIYGLVLDLEGEEIVIGGIQKYILGLVEVFHQKYNIIIIQSAKKDFVKEFKTYKVFGFNTNTKGNIGKELFSKIKAKIQVSDYIIWGTDRISTKIKHKNVIAIQHGITFDFIDYGSIKIGSLLKKSLFLSIIYRMFQQLSAVKYFLRTDKVICVDYNFLNWVRTVLPRNLTKRAVVIPNYSEIPELKPKSKKNKPIKVLFARRFVEYRGVYILSEIIENYVKQENEIEFGVYGEGPLEDFLKNKFQKFKNVKISSYNPNNALETLLKYDISIIPTIGSEGTSLSLLESMACGCVPIATNVGGMTNVVIDGYNGFLVNPIAKEFCEKIDYLIKNKSEMEELSNNARLSVEKGFSFQIWKKKWEQVLKIRN, from the coding sequence ATGATTAAAAATCCAAAACCAACAATTTACATTATTTACGGTCTTGTCTTAGACCTCGAAGGAGAAGAAATTGTTATTGGTGGAATACAAAAATATATTTTGGGTTTGGTAGAGGTTTTTCACCAAAAATATAACATTATAATTATACAAAGTGCCAAAAAAGATTTTGTAAAAGAGTTTAAAACCTACAAAGTATTTGGCTTTAATACCAATACTAAAGGTAACATAGGAAAGGAACTTTTCTCTAAAATAAAAGCTAAAATTCAAGTTTCAGATTATATTATTTGGGGAACAGATAGAATTTCAACCAAAATAAAACATAAAAATGTTATAGCAATTCAACATGGTATTACGTTTGATTTTATTGATTATGGAAGTATTAAAATTGGAAGCTTATTAAAAAAGAGCTTGTTTTTATCTATAATTTATAGAATGTTTCAGCAATTAAGTGCTGTAAAATATTTCTTAAGAACAGATAAAGTTATTTGTGTCGATTATAATTTTTTGAATTGGGTAAGAACAGTTTTACCAAGAAACCTTACAAAAAGAGCAGTAGTTATTCCTAATTACTCTGAAATACCGGAATTAAAACCTAAATCGAAAAAAAACAAACCTATAAAAGTACTTTTTGCTAGACGTTTTGTGGAGTATAGAGGTGTTTACATATTATCTGAAATTATAGAAAACTATGTAAAACAAGAAAATGAGATAGAGTTTGGTGTTTATGGAGAAGGTCCTTTGGAAGATTTTCTAAAAAATAAATTTCAAAAATTTAAAAATGTAAAAATATCTAGCTACAACCCAAATAATGCTTTAGAAACTTTATTAAAATATGATATTTCAATAATTCCCACGATTGGTAGTGAAGGTACCTCGTTAAGCTTGCTAGAATCTATGGCTTGTGGTTGTGTGCCAATTGCAACCAATGTTGGTGGTATGACTAATGTTGTAATTGATGGTTATAATGGTTTTTTAGTAAATCCAATTGCTAAAGAGTTTTGCGAAAAGATAGATTATTTGATTAAGAATAAATCTGAAATGGAAGAATTAAGTAACAACGCTAGACTTTCTGTTGAAAAAGGATTTTCTTTCCAAATTTGGAAAAAGAAATGGGAACAAGTATTAAAGATTAGAAACTAA
- a CDS encoding oligosaccharide flippase family protein has protein sequence MIKKKLNNLLKSDLQAKIAKGVFWSFLGTFISRGFTFIAYILIANSIDIKAYGEIGILKSIIITFSLFSLASFGITATRYISIYKETDLSKVKRILSLTYYLTIGISLLMLLGIIFFSKSFSTELLGSENFKTETIIISFAIFFSALNGFQNGALGGFEKFKNISTVNIASGILAIPLLFVLTKFYGVVGFCIGISIQYFFLFLYSSFFLNKAMKENKISFITKNIFDEIKIIKKFSIPSFLGGFIISPTILICNTILVKSKGGFVSMGIYEAAFNFSIVAMTFNSMIGQVLYPYAVKMFDKKNQKFDFLNLNMPWIIGIFLGLFLIYLPDVFSLIFDEQYHNESMYRTVSCIAVFIIFISHRQGISRNLAAINKMWYGLLDNLIWAFLAVGFTFLLVDKGASGRAFAFVLAYLINSIIVLPLYINKKVFHKDFILSKESVGLWLLICVSFCTVLVDLNILIRLLLLISSLFLLVLISYKWYLRFLKTK, from the coding sequence TTGATTAAAAAAAAACTTAATAACTTATTAAAATCAGACTTACAAGCAAAAATTGCGAAAGGAGTATTTTGGTCTTTTTTAGGAACATTTATTTCTAGAGGTTTCACTTTTATTGCCTATATCTTAATAGCAAACTCTATCGATATTAAAGCGTATGGAGAGATTGGAATTTTAAAATCTATTATTATAACATTTAGCCTTTTTAGTTTAGCTAGTTTTGGTATTACTGCTACAAGATATATTTCTATATATAAAGAGACAGATCTCTCTAAAGTAAAAAGAATTTTATCTTTAACGTATTATTTAACAATTGGCATTAGTTTACTAATGTTGCTCGGAATTATTTTCTTTTCAAAATCTTTTTCTACAGAATTATTAGGGAGCGAAAATTTTAAAACAGAAACAATTATTATTTCTTTTGCAATTTTTTTCTCTGCGTTAAATGGTTTTCAAAATGGTGCTTTAGGAGGTTTCGAGAAGTTTAAAAATATTTCAACAGTAAATATTGCTAGTGGAATTTTAGCAATACCTCTACTTTTTGTTTTAACCAAGTTTTATGGGGTAGTTGGATTTTGTATAGGTATTTCCATTCAATATTTTTTTCTATTCCTTTACTCGTCTTTCTTTTTGAATAAGGCAATGAAAGAAAATAAAATTAGTTTTATAACAAAGAATATTTTTGATGAAATAAAAATTATAAAAAAGTTTAGTATTCCTTCTTTTTTAGGTGGATTTATTATTAGTCCAACCATATTAATTTGTAATACAATATTAGTAAAATCTAAAGGAGGGTTTGTTTCTATGGGTATATACGAAGCTGCTTTTAATTTTTCTATTGTAGCAATGACATTTAACTCGATGATTGGGCAGGTACTATATCCATATGCAGTTAAAATGTTTGATAAAAAAAATCAAAAATTCGATTTTTTAAATTTAAATATGCCTTGGATTATAGGAATTTTTTTAGGTTTATTTTTAATTTACCTTCCAGACGTTTTTTCACTTATTTTTGATGAACAATATCACAATGAAAGTATGTATCGAACAGTTTCATGTATTGCTGTTTTTATAATTTTTATTAGTCATAGACAAGGAATTTCGAGAAATTTAGCAGCAATAAATAAAATGTGGTATGGATTGTTAGATAATTTAATCTGGGCATTTTTAGCAGTTGGCTTTACGTTTCTTTTAGTTGATAAAGGCGCATCAGGAAGAGCATTTGCTTTTGTTTTGGCGTATTTAATAAACTCAATAATTGTACTTCCACTTTATATAAATAAAAAAGTATTTCATAAAGATTTTATACTTTCAAAAGAAAGTGTAGGATTGTGGTTACTTATTTGTGTAAGTTTCTGCACAGTTTTAGTAGATTTAAATATTTTAATAAGATTATTATTATTAATTAGTTCCTTATTTTTACTTGTTTTAATATCTTACAAATGGTATTTAAGGTTTCTTAAAACAAAGTAA
- the wecB gene encoding non-hydrolyzing UDP-N-acetylglucosamine 2-epimerase has product MKNKILIVFGTRPEAIKMAPLVKEFNNNSDKFETRVCITAQHREMLDQVLQFFEITPYYDLDLMKPNQNLYSLTAEIINNLKPVLEDFLPDFVFVHGDTTTAMATSISGFYSGAKICHVEAGLRTFNLKSPFPEEMNRSVISVMANLHFAPTTISVQNLLRENKKKEDIILTGNTVIDALLYSVKKVNSNFKDSEIESLKEYVNPDKRIILVTGHRRENHGSGFINICKALKKIAKENSDCNILYPVHLNPNVQKPVFDLLKDIKNIKLLNPLSYPAFVWLMEKSFLIITDSGGIQEEAPSLGKPVLVMRDTTERPEAVNSGTVILVGANTTKIVEQTNRLLKNSEAYKSMSALHNPYGDGSASKKIVNHIINICK; this is encoded by the coding sequence ATGAAAAATAAAATTTTAATTGTTTTTGGAACGAGACCTGAGGCTATAAAAATGGCTCCCTTAGTTAAAGAATTTAATAATAATTCAGATAAGTTTGAAACAAGAGTTTGTATAACAGCACAACATAGAGAAATGTTAGATCAGGTATTGCAATTTTTTGAGATAACTCCTTATTATGATTTAGATTTAATGAAGCCGAATCAAAATTTGTATTCTTTAACTGCAGAAATTATTAATAATTTAAAACCTGTTTTAGAAGACTTTTTGCCAGATTTTGTATTTGTACATGGAGATACTACAACAGCGATGGCTACAAGTATATCTGGCTTTTATTCTGGCGCAAAAATCTGTCATGTCGAAGCTGGTTTAAGAACATTTAATTTAAAATCGCCTTTTCCAGAAGAAATGAATAGATCTGTAATAAGTGTAATGGCTAACCTACATTTTGCACCCACAACTATTTCAGTTCAAAATTTACTTAGAGAAAATAAGAAAAAAGAAGATATTATTTTAACTGGAAATACGGTTATAGACGCCTTATTATATAGTGTAAAAAAAGTGAATTCTAATTTTAAAGATTCCGAAATAGAATCTTTAAAAGAATATGTAAATCCAGATAAAAGAATAATTTTAGTTACTGGGCATCGTAGAGAAAATCATGGAAGTGGCTTTATAAATATATGCAAGGCCTTAAAGAAAATTGCAAAAGAAAACAGCGATTGTAATATTTTATATCCAGTACATTTGAATCCTAATGTTCAAAAACCAGTTTTCGATTTATTAAAAGACATTAAAAATATTAAATTACTCAACCCATTATCTTACCCAGCTTTTGTATGGTTAATGGAAAAATCTTTTTTAATTATAACAGATAGTGGAGGTATACAAGAAGAGGCTCCAAGTTTAGGGAAACCGGTTTTAGTAATGAGAGATACAACAGAAAGGCCAGAAGCTGTAAATTCTGGAACAGTAATTTTAGTGGGGGCAAATACAACTAAGATAGTGGAACAGACGAATAGATTATTAAAAAACTCAGAAGCATACAAATCTATGAGTGCTTTACACAATCCTTATGGAGATGGTAGCGCCTCAAAAAAAATTGTAAATCATATTATAAACATTTGCAAGTAG
- the rfbC gene encoding dTDP-4-dehydrorhamnose 3,5-epimerase, translated as MKVTETFLKGCFVIEPKVFGDKRGNFFEVFSQKIFEEKTGLKIEFVQDNQSISQRGVLRGLHLQKGKFAQAKLVRVIKGSVLDVAVDVRKNSPTYGKHFSIELSEENNKQLFVPRGFLHGFSTLEDNTIFSYKCDNYYHKEAEDGVIFNDKDLNINWKLEKDDILLSEKDKILPTFLEFKKLK; from the coding sequence ATGAAAGTTACAGAGACGTTTTTAAAAGGTTGTTTTGTAATAGAACCTAAAGTTTTTGGAGATAAAAGAGGTAATTTTTTTGAAGTTTTTAGTCAGAAAATTTTTGAAGAGAAAACAGGTTTAAAAATAGAGTTTGTACAAGATAACCAATCTATTTCGCAAAGAGGAGTTTTAAGAGGTTTGCATTTACAAAAAGGAAAATTCGCACAAGCTAAACTCGTAAGAGTTATAAAAGGTAGTGTTTTAGATGTTGCTGTAGATGTTAGAAAAAATTCACCAACGTATGGTAAACATTTTTCAATAGAATTATCCGAAGAAAATAACAAACAATTATTTGTGCCAAGAGGCTTTTTACATGGTTTCTCTACTCTAGAAGATAATACCATTTTTTCTTATAAATGCGATAATTATTATCACAAAGAAGCAGAAGATGGTGTTATCTTTAATGATAAAGATTTAAATATAAATTGGAAGTTAGAAAAAGATGATATTTTACTATCAGAAAAAGATAAAATTCTTCCTACTTTTTTAGAGTTTAAAAAATTGAAATAA
- the rfbA gene encoding glucose-1-phosphate thymidylyltransferase RfbA — protein sequence MKGIVLAGGSGTRLHPLTLAVSKQLMPVYDKPMIYYPISTLISAGIREILIISTPQDLPLFKKLLKDGTQIGCNFQYEVQENPNGLAEAFIIGEKFIGKDKVALILGDNIFYGSGLSNLLKANNNPDGGIVYAYHVNDPERYGVVEFDDDNNVLSIEEKPDEPKSNFAVPGIYFYDNEVVNIAKNIKPSKRGELEITEINNIYLKKGKLSVQILDRGTAWLDTGTFDSLMQAGQFVQVIEERQGLKVGSIEEAAFRAGFISKKQMISLSKPLLKSGYSNNLLKI from the coding sequence ATGAAAGGAATAGTTTTAGCAGGAGGTTCTGGTACAAGGTTACATCCATTAACATTAGCAGTTAGTAAACAGTTAATGCCAGTGTACGATAAACCGATGATTTACTATCCAATTTCCACATTAATTTCTGCAGGTATAAGAGAAATACTTATTATTTCTACACCTCAAGATTTACCACTTTTTAAAAAACTATTAAAAGACGGAACGCAAATTGGTTGTAATTTTCAATATGAAGTTCAAGAAAACCCTAATGGATTAGCAGAAGCATTTATTATTGGTGAAAAATTTATAGGTAAAGACAAAGTAGCATTAATTTTAGGAGATAATATTTTTTATGGTTCTGGTTTGTCTAATTTACTAAAAGCAAATAATAATCCAGATGGAGGTATCGTTTATGCATATCATGTAAACGACCCAGAAAGATATGGAGTTGTAGAATTTGATGATGATAATAACGTACTTTCAATAGAAGAAAAACCAGACGAACCAAAATCTAATTTTGCAGTACCTGGAATTTATTTTTATGATAATGAAGTTGTAAATATTGCAAAAAATATAAAACCAAGTAAAAGAGGCGAGTTAGAAATTACGGAAATTAATAATATCTATCTAAAAAAAGGAAAACTATCTGTCCAAATTTTAGACAGAGGAACTGCTTGGCTAGATACTGGTACTTTCGATTCTTTAATGCAAGCAGGGCAATTTGTACAAGTAATAGAAGAAAGGCAAGGTTTAAAAGTTGGGTCTATAGAAGAAGCCGCGTTTAGGGCAGGATTTATTTCTAAAAAACAAATGATATCGTTAAGTAAGCCTTTATTAAAAAGTGGTTACTCAAATAACTTATTAAAAATATAA